In Dromaius novaehollandiae isolate bDroNov1 chromosome 4, bDroNov1.hap1, whole genome shotgun sequence, a single genomic region encodes these proteins:
- the KCTD8 gene encoding BTB/POZ domain-containing protein KCTD8 isoform X3 — MALKEAGGSILPISDMVSGPSGSPFPEVVELNVGGQVYVTRHSTLLSVPDSTLATMFSPCRGGPAAARQLPRDSRARFFIDRDGFLFRYVLDYLRDKQLALPEHFPEKERLLREAEYFQLGDLVKLLSPNVTKQSSLNDEGCQSDLEDSNSQGSSDRLQRAAALDKRSGFLTVGYRGSYTTVRDNQADAKFRRVARIMVCGRIALAKEVFGETLNESRDPDRPPEKYTSRFYLKFTYLEQAFDRLSEAGFHMVACNSTGTAAFINQYREDKIWSSYTEYIFFSGKQLCHLFA, encoded by the coding sequence ATGGCTTTGAAGGAGGCGGGCGGCAGCATCCTGCCCATCAGCGACATGGTGTCGGGGCCGTCGGGCTCGCCGTTCCCCGAGGTGGTGGAGCTGAACGTGGGGGGCCAGGTGTACGTGACGAGGCACTCCACGCTGCTCAGCGTCCCGGACAGCACGCTGGCCACCATGTTCTCGCCctgccggggcggcccggccgccgcccgccagcTGCCCAGGGACAGCCGGGCGCGCTTCTTCATCGACCGCGACGGCTTCCTCTTCAGGTACGTGCTGGATTACCTGCGGGACAAGCAGCTGGCGCTGCCCGAGCACTTCCCGGAGAAGGAGCGGCTCCTGCGGGAGGCCGAGTACTTCCAGCTGGGCGACCTGGTCAAGCTGCTGTCGCCCAACGTCACCAAGCAAAGCTCGCTCAACGACGAGGGCTGCCAGAGCGACCTGGAGGACAGCAACTCGCAGGGCAGCAGCGACCGGCtgcagcgggcggcggcgctggacAAGCGCTCGGGCTTCCTCACCGTGGGCTACCGTGGCTCCTACACCACGGTGCGGGACAACCAGGCGGACGCCAAGTTCCGCCGCGTCGCCCGCATCATGGTGTGCGGCAGGATCGCCCTGGCCAAGGAGGTCTTCGGCGAGACGCTCAACGAGAGCCGGGACCCCGACCGCCCTCCCGAGAAGTACACCTCCCGCTTCTACCTCAAATTCACCTACCTGGAGCAAGCCTTCGACCGGCTCTCCGAGGCGGGCTTCCACATGGTGGCCTGCAACTCCACCGGCACCGCCGCCTTCATCAACCAGTACCGGGAGGACAAGATCTGGAGCAGCTACACCGAGTACATCTTCTTCA
- the KCTD8 gene encoding BTB/POZ domain-containing protein KCTD8 isoform X2, translating into MALKEAGGSILPISDMVSGPSGSPFPEVVELNVGGQVYVTRHSTLLSVPDSTLATMFSPCRGGPAAARQLPRDSRARFFIDRDGFLFRYVLDYLRDKQLALPEHFPEKERLLREAEYFQLGDLVKLLSPNVTKQSSLNDEGCQSDLEDSNSQGSSDRLQRAAALDKRSGFLTVGYRGSYTTVRDNQADAKFRRVARIMVCGRIALAKEVFGETLNESRDPDRPPEKYTSRFYLKFTYLEQAFDRLSEAGFHMVACNSTGTAAFINQYREDKIWSSYTEYIFFKTLLISLDSMQIKFQLRGRKIHCRLSMWKAVMSPFCVKA; encoded by the exons ATGGCTTTGAAGGAGGCGGGCGGCAGCATCCTGCCCATCAGCGACATGGTGTCGGGGCCGTCGGGCTCGCCGTTCCCCGAGGTGGTGGAGCTGAACGTGGGGGGCCAGGTGTACGTGACGAGGCACTCCACGCTGCTCAGCGTCCCGGACAGCACGCTGGCCACCATGTTCTCGCCctgccggggcggcccggccgccgcccgccagcTGCCCAGGGACAGCCGGGCGCGCTTCTTCATCGACCGCGACGGCTTCCTCTTCAGGTACGTGCTGGATTACCTGCGGGACAAGCAGCTGGCGCTGCCCGAGCACTTCCCGGAGAAGGAGCGGCTCCTGCGGGAGGCCGAGTACTTCCAGCTGGGCGACCTGGTCAAGCTGCTGTCGCCCAACGTCACCAAGCAAAGCTCGCTCAACGACGAGGGCTGCCAGAGCGACCTGGAGGACAGCAACTCGCAGGGCAGCAGCGACCGGCtgcagcgggcggcggcgctggacAAGCGCTCGGGCTTCCTCACCGTGGGCTACCGTGGCTCCTACACCACGGTGCGGGACAACCAGGCGGACGCCAAGTTCCGCCGCGTCGCCCGCATCATGGTGTGCGGCAGGATCGCCCTGGCCAAGGAGGTCTTCGGCGAGACGCTCAACGAGAGCCGGGACCCCGACCGCCCTCCCGAGAAGTACACCTCCCGCTTCTACCTCAAATTCACCTACCTGGAGCAAGCCTTCGACCGGCTCTCCGAGGCGGGCTTCCACATGGTGGCCTGCAACTCCACCGGCACCGCCGCCTTCATCAACCAGTACCGGGAGGACAAGATCTGGAGCAGCTACACCGAGTACATCTTCTTCA AAACTCTTCTAATCAGTCTGGATAGTATGCAGATCAAATTCCAGCtaagaggaagaaagatacaTTGTAGACTTTCAAT